The proteins below come from a single Desulfovibrio sp. Huiquan2017 genomic window:
- a CDS encoding DUF2959 domain-containing protein produces the protein MKRFGLALAFLSLFFAYGCSKAYYSTMESMGYDKREILSDRVENARESQKDAKEQFASALEQFKSVVNFDGGKLQEVYEDLNGEYEDCKDQADDVKSRIDSVEDVADALFEEWNDEIKLYTNATLRRSSQQKLAATKRKYNVLIKAMRNAEKKMYPVLNAFHDQVLYLKHNLNAKAVAALEGELTSIRSNVDTLIKEMDKSIAEADAFIKTLE, from the coding sequence ATGAAACGATTCGGCCTGGCCCTGGCCTTCCTCTCCCTTTTTTTCGCCTACGGCTGTTCCAAGGCGTATTATTCCACCATGGAATCCATGGGCTACGACAAGCGTGAGATCCTGTCCGACCGGGTCGAGAACGCCCGCGAATCCCAGAAGGACGCCAAGGAACAGTTCGCTTCGGCCCTGGAGCAATTCAAGTCCGTGGTCAATTTCGACGGCGGCAAGCTCCAGGAAGTCTATGAGGACCTCAACGGCGAATACGAGGACTGCAAGGATCAGGCGGACGACGTCAAATCCCGGATCGACTCCGTGGAAGACGTGGCCGACGCCCTGTTCGAGGAATGGAACGACGAGATCAAGCTCTACACCAACGCCACCTTGCGCCGCTCCAGCCAACAGAAGCTTGCGGCCACCAAGAGGAAATACAACGTCCTGATCAAGGCCATGCGCAACGCGGAAAAGAAGATGTATCCCGTGCTCAACGCTTTCCACGATCAGGTTCTCTATCTCAAGCACAATCTCAACGCCAAGGCCGTCGCCGCTCTCGAAGGCGAGTTGACCTCCATCCGCTCCAATGTGGATACGCTCATCAAGGAAATGGACAAATCCATTGCCGAGGCCGACGCCTTCATCAAGACCCTGGAATAG
- a CDS encoding cereblon family protein, which translates to MYIRCRTPERALRGEPDREPPTPSAPGQNARPEPVETETGGVLVCRACRSRITRRDLAMTVNGRHRHVFFNPSGLVFELGCFASAGNLTPTGPETGEFTWFPGHRWQVVLCTGCSTQLGWHFTGAEGGFFGLILKALMEEEPGIRP; encoded by the coding sequence ATGTACATTCGTTGCAGGACCCCGGAACGAGCTTTGCGCGGCGAACCGGATCGTGAACCGCCGACACCCAGCGCGCCCGGCCAGAATGCGCGCCCGGAACCGGTGGAGACGGAGACCGGCGGGGTGCTGGTCTGCCGGGCATGCCGCAGCCGGATCACCCGGCGCGACCTGGCCATGACGGTCAACGGCCGTCACCGCCACGTCTTCTTCAATCCCTCCGGGCTGGTCTTCGAACTGGGCTGTTTCGCCTCGGCCGGGAACCTGACGCCCACCGGCCCGGAAACCGGCGAGTTCACATGGTTTCCGGGTCACCGCTGGCAGGTGGTCCTGTGCACCGGCTGCTCGACCCAATTGGGTTGGCATTTCACGGGTGCGGAAGGCGGATTCTTCGGGCTGATCCTCAAGGCCCTGATGGAGGAGGAACCCGGCATCCGGCCCTGA
- a CDS encoding efflux RND transporter periplasmic adaptor subunit, with amino-acid sequence MNILSIVLAVSALAACGQDAPVAAKRGAGYEPSATAVAERTVLPRLFDAVGTVQAKTDIRVEAQVTGRVLEILVRPGDRVAKGDKLVILDSRASKTRLERLKQARSSARSMTAQARDALAAAKAAYAKSESTYRRMNQLFEQKVVTAEEVEKAESTYLQAKAALSRAEQGVAGAEAQAREAGKVVQEADIDLGYTTITAQESGEVAKRLVEPGDLAFPNKELLTLHTGGSLHLEAMVREALIGRVKLGDSLSVDISALADREPLTGVVQEIEPLADPMTRSFLVKVRLPERPGLYPGMFGRLLVPLGERETVLVPKAAVHRVGQLETVMIQSGEAWHPVYVRTGAAVNGKIEILSGLSGGETVGLTPEGVR; translated from the coding sequence ATGAATATATTGTCAATCGTCCTGGCCGTGTCGGCATTGGCGGCCTGCGGGCAGGACGCGCCCGTAGCGGCCAAGAGGGGCGCGGGATACGAACCCTCGGCCACGGCCGTGGCCGAGCGAACGGTGTTGCCGCGCCTGTTCGACGCCGTGGGCACGGTCCAGGCCAAGACCGATATCCGCGTGGAAGCCCAGGTCACGGGCCGGGTGCTTGAGATTCTGGTCCGGCCCGGCGACCGGGTAGCCAAGGGCGACAAGCTGGTGATCCTGGACAGCCGCGCGTCCAAGACCCGGCTGGAACGCCTGAAGCAGGCGCGGTCCTCGGCCCGGAGCATGACGGCCCAGGCGCGCGACGCCCTGGCCGCCGCCAAGGCCGCGTACGCCAAATCCGAATCCACGTATCGGCGCATGAACCAACTCTTCGAGCAAAAAGTGGTCACGGCCGAGGAAGTGGAAAAGGCGGAATCCACCTACCTCCAGGCCAAGGCCGCGTTGAGCCGGGCCGAGCAGGGCGTGGCCGGAGCCGAGGCCCAGGCCCGCGAGGCGGGCAAGGTGGTTCAGGAAGCCGACATCGACCTGGGCTACACGACCATCACCGCCCAGGAATCGGGCGAGGTGGCCAAGCGGCTGGTGGAGCCGGGCGACCTGGCCTTTCCCAACAAGGAGTTGCTGACCCTGCATACGGGCGGGTCCTTGCACCTTGAGGCCATGGTCCGCGAAGCGCTCATCGGGCGCGTCAAGCTCGGCGATTCCCTATCCGTGGACATCAGCGCCCTGGCCGACAGGGAGCCGCTGACCGGCGTGGTCCAGGAGATCGAGCCCCTGGCCGACCCCATGACCCGCTCCTTCCTGGTCAAGGTCCGGCTGCCCGAACGGCCCGGCCTGTATCCCGGCATGTTCGGGCGGCTCCTGGTGCCGCTGGGCGAACGGGAGACCGTGCTGGTGCCCAAGGCGGCCGTCCACCGCGTGGGCCAGCTTGAAACCGTCATGATCCAGAGCGGCGAGGCGTGGCATCCCGTCTACGTGCGCACGGGCGCGGCCGTGAACGGCAAGATCGAGATCCTGTCCGGCCTGTCCGGCGGCGAGACCGTGGGGCTGACCCCGGAGGGAGTCCGCTGA
- a CDS encoding nitroreductase family protein, giving the protein MITIDTRKCNRDGLCARACPVNLIKADGGEIPEEVDGAAERCIRCGHCVAVCPTNALTNDLTPAGEYLPVPEVRPDAEAMENLLMARRSVRDYRKAPVPREQLERLLETARRAPTASNSQKLSWTVIQSPEQLDRVREYALKWLANDPMRSRYVEAANQGKDVVLRTATTLLVAHGPKDYFWTATDSAIALTYVELLAAAMGLGTCWGGLVTLASVDIPDMLPILGVPEGCKVGGALMLGRPRQKHHLVPPRNPARVAWL; this is encoded by the coding sequence ATGATCACCATCGATACCCGAAAATGCAATCGTGACGGACTCTGCGCCCGGGCCTGCCCCGTAAACCTGATCAAGGCGGACGGCGGGGAGATTCCCGAGGAGGTCGACGGGGCCGCCGAGCGGTGTATCCGGTGCGGGCACTGCGTGGCCGTGTGTCCGACCAATGCCCTGACCAACGATCTGACGCCCGCCGGGGAGTATCTTCCCGTGCCCGAAGTTCGGCCCGACGCCGAGGCCATGGAGAACCTGCTCATGGCCCGGCGCTCCGTGCGGGACTACCGCAAGGCCCCGGTGCCGCGCGAACAGTTGGAGCGGCTGCTGGAGACCGCCCGGCGCGCGCCCACGGCGTCCAATTCCCAGAAGCTTTCCTGGACCGTGATCCAGTCCCCGGAACAGCTCGACCGCGTGCGGGAGTACGCCTTGAAATGGCTCGCCAACGATCCGATGCGCTCGCGGTATGTGGAGGCGGCCAACCAGGGCAAGGATGTGGTCCTGCGCACCGCTACGACGCTGCTCGTGGCCCACGGTCCGAAAGACTATTTCTGGACTGCGACGGACAGCGCCATCGCCCTGACCTACGTGGAGCTGCTGGCCGCGGCCATGGGACTCGGCACCTGCTGGGGCGGGCTGGTCACTCTGGCCAGCGTGGACATCCCGGACATGCTGCCGATCCTGGGCGTGCCCGAAGGATGCAAGGTGGGCGGCGCGTTGATGCTGGGGCGGCCCCGGCAGAAACACCATCTCGTGCCGCCCCGGAATCCGGCGCGGGTCGCCTGGCTGTAG
- a CDS encoding LysE/ArgO family amino acid transporter, which translates to MTPFIQGYAMGGGLIVAIGAQNAFVLTQGVRRNHHLAVAALCILCDGLLIGLGVTGVGTAVAANPTLGLAAAWGGAAFLVWYGLGAFRAAMRGGSMEARREVDPGLRRTLALTLAVTLLNPHVYLDTVVLMGSVSGRFPGGARYIFGLGAFAASFTWFLCLSLGGQVLAPLFARDLTWRILDGMVCLTMWTIAATLLRPVLFA; encoded by the coding sequence ATGACACCATTTATCCAGGGGTATGCCATGGGAGGCGGCCTGATCGTGGCCATCGGGGCGCAGAACGCATTCGTGCTGACTCAGGGAGTGCGGCGAAACCATCACCTAGCGGTGGCGGCCCTATGCATCCTGTGCGACGGGCTGCTCATCGGCCTGGGCGTGACCGGCGTGGGCACGGCGGTGGCGGCCAATCCGACCCTGGGGCTGGCGGCGGCCTGGGGCGGCGCGGCGTTCCTGGTCTGGTACGGCCTGGGGGCGTTCCGCGCGGCAATGCGCGGCGGCTCCATGGAAGCGCGGCGGGAAGTGGACCCGGGCCTCCGGCGCACCCTGGCGCTGACCCTGGCGGTGACCCTGCTCAATCCGCACGTGTACCTGGACACGGTGGTGCTCATGGGCTCGGTCAGCGGGCGCTTCCCGGGCGGGGCGCGCTATATCTTCGGGCTCGGGGCCTTCGCGGCCTCGTTCACCTGGTTCCTGTGCCTGAGCCTGGGCGGGCAGGTCCTGGCCCCGCTGTTCGCCCGCGATCTGACCTGGCGCATTTTGGACGGCATGGTCTGCCTGACCATGTGGACCATCGCCGCCACCCTGCTCCGGCCCGTGCTCTTCGCCTGA
- a CDS encoding HD domain-containing protein encodes MDIRITNALRRLIDLGRSYEDRAPEAIRARVRRKIVHPMRVLAHVRRILAEERPGPELALAAEIAAILHDIGRFAQLVDLRTVDDAAAYDHGAEGARILAEGDILDGLNGHWRAAIIEAVRLHNRAALPEAMDPDARLVAEMVRDADKLDAVRNSVNGLLHKELTGRAIKYGITVHDTEVSPDAVRRTRERRLIPYTSMRWSNDFVLFLCAWVHDLHFAYAYNRLIDSGHFEQLLDMLPDQGPFPELKAQLRADLHRLAGRG; translated from the coding sequence ATGGACATACGCATCACAAACGCCCTTCGCCGACTCATTGATCTCGGCCGGTCGTACGAGGACCGCGCACCGGAGGCGATCCGCGCCAGGGTCCGGCGCAAGATCGTCCACCCCATGCGCGTGCTGGCACACGTGCGCCGCATTCTCGCGGAGGAGCGGCCCGGCCCGGAGTTGGCCCTGGCCGCCGAAATCGCGGCCATTCTTCACGACATCGGGCGATTCGCGCAGTTGGTGGACCTCCGCACCGTGGACGACGCGGCCGCATACGACCACGGAGCGGAAGGCGCGCGCATTCTGGCTGAAGGCGACATCCTGGACGGGCTGAACGGACATTGGCGCGCGGCGATCATCGAGGCGGTGCGGCTGCATAACCGGGCCGCCCTGCCCGAGGCCATGGACCCGGACGCGCGGCTGGTGGCCGAGATGGTCCGGGACGCGGACAAGCTCGACGCGGTACGCAACAGCGTGAATGGCCTGCTGCACAAGGAGCTGACCGGCAGGGCGATCAAATACGGCATCACCGTGCACGACACCGAGGTCTCGCCCGACGCGGTCCGCCGGACCAGGGAACGCAGGCTCATCCCGTACACGTCCATGCGCTGGTCCAACGACTTCGTCCTGTTCCTGTGCGCCTGGGTCCACGACCTGCATTTCGCCTACGCCTATAACCGACTGATCGATTCCGGCCATTTCGAACAACTCCTGGACATGCTCCCGGATCAAGGCCCGTTCCCGGAGCTCAAGGCGCAGCTACGCGCCGACCTTCACCGGCTGGCCGGACGGGGTTGA
- a CDS encoding LysR family transcriptional regulator ArgP, with product MLDYKLVEAFAAVVGEGGFEKGARVLHLTQGAVSQRVKLLEEQAGCVLLVRSSPPRPTAAGQAMLKHFRQVRRLEEDLDSGLGRTGAGFDTLAVGLNADSLATWFFPAVNEYLDAKSVLLDLSVDDQAETLKLLKAGEVLGCIADRAEPVQGCRVEYLGDMDYRLYAAKSYKTKWYKNGAVLENVEAAPILVFNRKDIMHEVLLAEALGQPPLLRSPFYLPSSERFAPTITSGRVCGMLPDQQAAPYLERGELVDLLPGHVFTVRLHWQCWNLESARLAGFTEALVRGARALLTVRP from the coding sequence ATGCTGGATTACAAACTGGTCGAGGCCTTTGCCGCCGTGGTCGGGGAAGGCGGATTCGAAAAAGGGGCGCGGGTCCTGCATCTGACCCAGGGGGCCGTTTCCCAACGGGTCAAGTTGCTGGAGGAGCAGGCCGGGTGCGTGCTCCTGGTGCGTTCCTCTCCACCCCGGCCCACTGCTGCCGGACAAGCCATGCTCAAGCATTTTCGCCAGGTCAGGCGGCTCGAAGAGGATCTGGACAGCGGTCTCGGCCGGACCGGCGCCGGGTTCGACACCCTGGCTGTGGGCCTTAACGCCGACTCCCTGGCCACCTGGTTTTTCCCGGCCGTCAACGAGTACCTGGACGCCAAATCCGTGCTCCTCGATTTGTCCGTGGACGACCAGGCCGAAACCCTCAAGCTCCTCAAGGCGGGAGAAGTCCTCGGCTGCATTGCGGACCGCGCCGAACCGGTCCAGGGCTGCCGGGTGGAATACCTCGGCGATATGGATTACAGATTGTATGCGGCAAAGTCATACAAAACGAAATGGTACAAGAACGGGGCCGTGTTGGAGAATGTCGAGGCGGCTCCGATCCTCGTTTTCAACCGCAAGGACATCATGCATGAGGTCTTGCTGGCCGAGGCCTTGGGCCAGCCCCCCCTCCTGCGTTCGCCCTTTTACCTGCCGTCGTCCGAGCGCTTCGCTCCGACTATCACCTCAGGCCGGGTGTGCGGTATGCTCCCGGACCAGCAGGCCGCGCCATATCTGGAGCGCGGCGAGCTCGTCGATCTTTTGCCCGGCCACGTCTTCACCGTGCGCCTGCACTGGCAGTGCTGGAATCTCGAATCCGCCCGTCTGGCCGGGTTCACCGAGGCCCTGGTTCGCGGGGCACGCGCCCTGCTCACCGTGCGTCCCTAG
- a CDS encoding efflux RND transporter permease subunit, translating into MQPDQSRVRGVLPSFVRYFLTSQMSIILALASLLVGAAAIMVTPREEEPQIVVPMADVLVQVPGASAEEVEKLVTTPLERLLWQIDGVEYVYSTSSKDQTAVTVRFYVGENREDSLIKLYNTIMKNQDMVPSVVSGWVVKPVEIDDVPIVTLTLHADHDHAGQYTDFDLRRMAEELFHRLAEVEDVSRVRLYSGRSREVRVELHPDRMAGFHVSPQEISKALRGADSSLPAGHFVSGDKDTPVVSESFLLSADDAASLVVGVFDHKPVYLRDVADIIDGPAEPTSYSRIGFSDLYMTGLGKQPEDVSRPAVTLGLSKKKGVNAVGVADAVIKRAHELERDVLPEGVTPTVTRDYGQTAHAKVNDLLSSLLFAIITVIALLAFTLGWREALVVALAVPMSFSLALFVNYLLGYTINRVTLFALILSLGLVVDDPITNVDNIQRHIRMGLRDPLEATLAAVKEVLPPVILSTLAIIVSFAPLFFITGMMGPYMAPMAANVPLTVSFSTVAALTVVPWMAYLLLRNRKFKKNAPEEDTAAKRPSRLQRWYGAAITPFLNRARNRRLLLLGILAGLGLCGALVLMRMVPLKMLPFDNKNEFQILVDLPEGTTLERTDRAVRDFEAYLRTVPEVTDFVTYSGRPSPMDFNGMVRHYYWREQANLADIRVNLRDKSERSMQSHAIGLRLRNDLQAIADRNHVRMKIVETPPGPPVIATLTAEIYGTPGMDYHALIQGARHVEATMGTLPGLVDLDDSSETDRTMYDFVLDKEKAALHGVTTADVVETLRMALSGSTPANVHLPNERQPLPVRLVLPVPLRTGPDALGELRMKTASGAMVPLAELGSFREVPTEQPIYHKNLRRVAYVYAETAGIPPGEAVIDLQSMLKRNPLQPGLTTQWAGEGEWKITLDVFRDLGLAFGAALIGIFILLVGQTGSFVMPLLIMSAIPLTLLGILPGFWLLNLVAGTTVGGFGDPVFFTATSMIGMIALGGIVIRNSLVLIEFIQSEVEDGKPLKEAIVQSGAVRMRPIVLTALTTALGAWPITLDPIFSGLAWALIFGLVASTLFTLVVVPSGYYALYGEKETGGR; encoded by the coding sequence ATGCAGCCCGATCAATCCCGGGTCCGGGGCGTCCTGCCGTCCTTTGTCCGCTATTTCCTGACCTCGCAGATGTCCATCATCCTGGCCCTGGCCTCGCTTTTGGTCGGCGCGGCCGCCATCATGGTCACCCCGCGCGAGGAGGAGCCCCAGATCGTGGTGCCCATGGCCGACGTCCTGGTCCAGGTGCCCGGCGCGTCCGCCGAAGAGGTGGAAAAGCTCGTGACCACGCCCCTGGAACGCCTGCTCTGGCAGATCGACGGGGTGGAGTACGTCTATTCCACGTCGAGCAAGGACCAAACCGCCGTGACCGTGCGCTTCTACGTGGGCGAGAACCGCGAGGACTCGCTCATCAAGCTGTACAACACGATCATGAAAAACCAGGACATGGTGCCGTCCGTGGTCTCGGGCTGGGTGGTCAAGCCCGTGGAGATCGATGACGTGCCCATCGTCACCCTGACCCTGCATGCGGACCACGACCATGCCGGGCAATACACCGATTTCGACCTGCGGCGCATGGCCGAGGAACTCTTTCACCGGCTGGCCGAGGTCGAGGACGTCTCCCGCGTGCGCCTGTACTCCGGCCGCTCGCGCGAAGTGCGCGTGGAGCTGCACCCGGACCGCATGGCCGGATTCCACGTCTCGCCCCAGGAAATTTCCAAGGCCCTCCGGGGCGCGGACAGTTCCCTGCCCGCCGGGCACTTTGTGTCCGGGGACAAGGACACCCCGGTGGTCAGCGAATCCTTCCTCCTGTCCGCCGACGACGCCGCCTCCCTGGTGGTCGGCGTGTTCGACCACAAGCCCGTGTACCTGCGCGACGTGGCCGACATCATCGACGGCCCGGCCGAACCGACCAGTTATTCGCGCATCGGCTTTTCCGACCTGTACATGACCGGGCTCGGCAAGCAGCCCGAGGACGTCTCCCGGCCCGCCGTGACCCTCGGCCTGTCCAAGAAAAAGGGCGTCAACGCCGTGGGCGTGGCCGACGCGGTCATCAAGCGCGCCCACGAACTCGAACGCGACGTCCTGCCCGAGGGCGTGACCCCGACCGTGACCCGCGACTACGGCCAGACCGCCCACGCCAAGGTCAACGACCTGCTCTCCTCCCTGCTCTTCGCCATCATCACGGTCATCGCCCTGCTCGCCTTCACCCTGGGCTGGCGCGAGGCTCTGGTGGTCGCCCTGGCCGTGCCCATGAGCTTCTCGCTCGCGCTGTTCGTCAATTATCTCCTGGGCTACACCATCAACCGGGTGACCCTCTTCGCCCTGATCCTCTCCCTGGGATTGGTGGTGGACGACCCCATCACCAACGTGGACAACATCCAGCGGCACATCCGCATGGGCCTGCGCGACCCGCTTGAAGCCACCCTGGCCGCCGTGAAGGAGGTCCTGCCCCCGGTCATCCTGTCCACCCTGGCCATCATCGTCTCCTTCGCGCCGCTCTTCTTCATCACCGGCATGATGGGCCCGTACATGGCCCCCATGGCCGCCAACGTGCCCCTGACCGTGTCCTTCTCCACCGTGGCCGCCCTGACCGTGGTTCCATGGATGGCCTATCTGCTCCTGCGCAACCGCAAATTCAAAAAAAACGCCCCCGAGGAAGACACGGCCGCGAAACGGCCCTCCCGGCTCCAGCGCTGGTACGGCGCGGCCATCACCCCGTTCTTGAACCGGGCGCGCAACCGTCGGTTGCTCCTGCTGGGCATCCTGGCCGGGCTCGGCCTGTGCGGAGCCCTGGTGCTCATGCGCATGGTGCCGCTCAAGATGCTCCCCTTCGACAACAAGAACGAATTCCAGATCCTCGTGGACCTCCCCGAGGGGACCACCCTGGAACGAACCGACCGGGCCGTGCGCGACTTCGAGGCCTATCTGCGCACCGTGCCCGAGGTGACCGATTTCGTGACCTACAGCGGCCGTCCCTCGCCCATGGACTTCAACGGCATGGTCCGCCACTACTACTGGCGCGAACAGGCCAACCTTGCCGACATCCGCGTCAACCTGCGGGACAAGTCCGAACGTTCCATGCAGTCCCACGCCATCGGCCTGCGGCTGCGCAACGACCTTCAGGCCATCGCCGACCGGAACCACGTGCGCATGAAGATCGTGGAAACCCCGCCCGGCCCGCCGGTCATCGCCACCCTGACCGCCGAGATCTACGGCACGCCCGGCATGGACTACCACGCCCTGATCCAGGGCGCGCGCCATGTGGAAGCGACCATGGGAACCCTGCCCGGCCTGGTGGACCTCGACGATTCCTCGGAAACCGACCGGACCATGTACGATTTCGTCTTGGACAAGGAAAAGGCCGCCTTGCACGGCGTGACCACCGCGGATGTGGTCGAGACCCTGCGCATGGCCCTGTCCGGCTCCACCCCGGCCAACGTGCATCTGCCCAACGAACGCCAGCCCCTGCCCGTGCGCCTGGTCCTGCCCGTGCCCCTGCGCACCGGGCCCGACGCCTTGGGCGAACTGCGCATGAAAACCGCCTCCGGAGCCATGGTCCCCCTGGCCGAACTCGGCTCCTTCCGCGAAGTCCCGACCGAGCAGCCCATCTATCACAAAAACCTCAGGCGCGTGGCCTATGTCTACGCCGAAACAGCGGGCATCCCGCCCGGCGAGGCCGTCATCGACCTCCAGTCCATGCTGAAGCGGAACCCCTTGCAACCCGGCCTGACCACCCAATGGGCGGGCGAAGGCGAATGGAAAATAACCCTCGACGTCTTCCGCGACCTCGGCCTGGCCTTCGGCGCCGCGCTCATCGGCATCTTCATCCTGCTCGTGGGCCAGACCGGCTCGTTCGTCATGCCCCTGCTGATCATGTCCGCCATTCCCCTGACCCTGCTCGGCATCCTCCCCGGATTCTGGCTGCTCAACCTCGTGGCGGGCACCACTGTCGGCGGGTTCGGCGACCCGGTATTCTTCACCGCCACCTCCATGATCGGCATGATCGCGCTGGGCGGCATCGTCATCCGCAACTCGCTGGTGCTCATCGAATTCATCCAGTCCGAGGTCGAGGACGGCAAGCCGCTCAAGGAAGCCATCGTCCAGTCCGGCGCCGTGCGCATGCGGCCCATCGTGCTCACGGCCCTGACCACGGCCCTGGGCGCATGGCCCATCACCCTCGACCCCATCTTCTCCGGCCTCGCCTGGGCGCTCATCTTCGGCCTGGTCGCCTCGACCCTGTTCACCCTGGTCGTCGTGCCCAGCGGGTATTACGCCCTGTATGGCGAAAAGGAGACGGGCGGGCGGTAG